Genomic segment of Negativicoccus succinicivorans:
TTCGTGTGCAGCCGGTGAGAAAAATAATCGATTTTTCCGGCACCATCAGATGACCGTCCGTCACATGCACACCGATTCGCTTCGACAGTTGCAGGCATGTTGCCAATTCCTGATTGAGCGCCAGCGGTACGTCACCGTAGCCGGGACTGAAACGCATCGTCGTTGCACCGAACGTGTGCTGCAAGTACGCCGCATAGGCATCGACTAATACCGACGCCGTCGCGTCGACGACAACCCCCAGTGCAGGATCGGTCGCCATCCATTCACGAATAGTACGATACACGTCCTGACCGATGGTACAGCCGCAAACGATGACCTCGTCGCAATCGGCAAAGAGCCGTCCGAGCGAACGATACGGCAACACGGTATCTCCCCAGCAGCCGCCGGTATCCGTACTCCGCCACGGGCGTCGCTGATGCGTTTCCCGATATACGGCGGCCGCATCGACAATCTCCCGCGCCCGATCGAGCCAACGGCGATCGGACTCACTGATCCGGCGCCGTTTGTGTCGCAAAAAACGCAACACGTCGTCTTCATCATAAAAATCAGCCGGCGTTCGTTCCACGATGTTCCTCCTTGACCGTTTGCAAGGTGCGGCCGATCCCCCTTGTGACCGCCTGTACCACTTCCGGCCGATTCATCACATACAGGTGAATACCGTCCACTCCCGATGACAATAAATCAATAATCTGCTCGCACGCATACGCAATGCCCGCATCATACATCGCCTCCGGCGCATGCTCGTAGCGGTCGAGCATCCGGCGAAACTTCGGCGGCAAACTCGCCCCCGACAACGCGGTCATTCGCACAATCTGCGCCTTGTTCAGACAGGGCATGATGCCGGCGGAAATCGGCACATTGATGTCGATACTGCGGGCCGTTTCCAAAAAGCGGAAAAACGCGTCATTGTCAAAAAACAGCTGCGTCACCAAAAAGTCCGCCCCCGCATTCACCTTATCTCGCAAGCGGATCAAATCCGCCGTCAGGCTGCGAGCCTCCGTATGGCCTTCAGGATACGTCGCCGCACCGATACAAAATGCGTGCTTGGAGCGCACGTAAGCCACCAGCTCATTGGCATAACGGAATCCGTCCGCGGGCATTTCGCCGTCTTCTCTGCGATCGCCGCGAAGTAACAGCGTATTTTCAATTCCCGCCGCTTCGATCCGTGCCAAAATCTCCGCCAGTTCCGCTTGCGAATATCCCACGCAAGTCAAATGCATCAACGGCTCGATGTCCAGCTCCTTGCGGATATACTCCGCCAATTTCAACGTCAACATACCGCGTGCCGCCCCCGCCGCACCGTACGTCACCGACATATAGTCGGGATGCCATTGGGCCAACTCATGCAATGTCGCCACCATATTGCCCAAATCGCCTTCCCGTTTCGGCGGGAACACCTCAAACGAATATAACGGCCCTTCTTTTTCATACTTGTCTTTGATTTTCATACGGACCTCTTTTCCCTATAAAAAAAGCCCTCGCCCTGATTGCTCAGGGACGAGGACACTCGTGGTACCACCCTACTTCATCTGCGCTGCAGACCTCATTCATGTACGGCTCAAAGAGCGATACACCAGTGCAGTGACGGGCACACCCGGCACGACCTTGCCTTGCGGCTCAGCCGGCAGCTCCGAGGCCATTTTCCGCAACGGTTATGATCGCCCGTTTTCACCGACTCGGGCTCTCTGTCGATCGTCTGCGTTGCGTACTCTTCTCTTCATCGCTTTTCACATATGTAAATTAGAAGCATGATACCAAATCCGTCGACCGATTGTCAAACACTTCAGAAAATTATCACGTAATTCTCACCAACCACTAATCGTACCGCGTGCACGAGCGGTATCGCCGAATACGTAAGGACGCTCCTGTGTCCACGGCACCGGCTGTCGATAGCCGAGTGTCGCCTCCGTTACCGCATCACCGCAGATGCCGTAGCCGACCCGATCGGCAATCCGCTCACCCGGCATTTGTGTCGTCACCCATGTCTGCGTTAATACGGCGATCGCTCCCGTGCCGACGGATTCCGCCGCGACAACCGTCACGTCAAGATAATCCAATCCCAACGCAATGCCCGCCGCCAGCAGCCATTCGTCCGCTGTCAGCACCGCGCCGACCGTTTCCGCCTGAACGGCCAACGCGGCCAAGCGTTGCCACCCGCCCGCCGCTTCACCGTCCGTCGGCAAGGACGCACGTACCGCCGCGGCAGCGGGAGAAACGGGCAGCGTCGCCGTCACCGCGACATCACGCCCGACGATCCCGCGACAGGTGACGTCATGAACCGTCACCGTTGCGCGATCGTGGCACCACCGCCGGTATTCGGCTTGCCAATATGCCGCCGGCACGCCGCAACCGGCAAGCGCACCGAGCCAGCCCGCCGGCGAAGAAAGCACCGGCAGATACAATATCCGTTCCATCACCGCACCTCTTCTCTCTGTCGCCCCTTGCCCGGGCCGTCTTCCGCCACCGCCACACCGGCGGCGCCGAACGTCCGCATTTCATTCAACATATCGAGTGATGCATCGAGCAGGGACAGTCCCAACGTCGAGCCGAGCCCTTGCGCCAACGTGAAATCATAATGCAACGCAGCCTGTAATCCCAATTTTTGCAATTGTAATTGGTGCAGGGGATCAGGATACGCCGCCGAGGCGAATACGTAGTCTTTTACCCGCGGCGCGATCGCAGCCGCCGCTACTGCCGCCGCGCCGGTGACGCTGTTGTCAAAAACGATCGCCATATGGCGCGCGGCCGCGCCTAAAACCAGCCCCGTCAACATCGCAATCGATGCGTTTCCGTAGCGCGTGAGTACCGTTTCCGGTTCCGTTTGCGCCAACGTCCACGCCTCACTTTGCGCGGTAAAGCCCTGCGCCCGCATCGCTTCGGAGAGTTCCGGTCCTAAAAAGGCCGTCGTCACGGCAAGCGCCGCAAGCGCGCCGCGAGCGCCGATTTCACCGAGCGCCAATGCTTCGACGCCGCTATGCGCCAATTCACCGGCCAGCGCGCCGCCGAAGGCAATCGCTTCCGCGCATGCTTCCTGCGTCAGCGCGTCCCCTTTTTGCAATGACTGACTGCCGTTTTGCATTTTATGCAGCATCACGCCCGCGACATGTTCGGTGTTTTGTTCCAAGCCGACATCCGCCACATATACCGGCGCCTGCAGTTCGCGCGCCAACGCCGAAACGGGCGCCGCGCCGCCGGCAATAAGCATCAGTTCCGCCAGGCTCTTTTTTCCGTGATCCTGATTGTCCGGACTGTCGATCGACGTATCCGCGGCGGCAATGACAATGGCTTTTTGCAGGCGAGCCGGTTTTTTACGGCAGGTAATGCCGGCGATGCGAATCGCCATTTCTTCCAATTGCGCCAATGAGCCCAACGGTTTGGTAAGGTTATCGACGTACTCGCGGCATTGCTCCATCACCGAGGTGTCGAGCGGCGCGATTTGATCATTCCATGCTTCCAACATCGGCGTTACCTCCCTGCATCATTTCTTGTTTCGTCAGGCAATCATTGTAAATCGCCAACGCATGTTCAAGCATGCGCATCTGCACCGACGCACCGGACGCTTCTCCGAGCCGTAGCCCTAAATCAACGTAGGCTTCCGTCTGCAAGGCCTCAAGCGCCATGCAATGCGCCTTTTCCGCCGACAGATGCGACGCCATCACATAGTGACGACTGGCAGGAGCGATCGCTTTGGCGATATGCGCGCAGGCGGTCGTATTGAAGCCGTCGATGATGACCAGCGCATGATGCGCGGCCGCCGCTAAAATAACGCCTGAAATCACACCGAATTCGAAGCCGCCGACTTTCGCCAAGACATCGATGCCGTCCGTTTTATCCGGACGGTTCACCGTCAACGCTTTCGCAACGATTTTCTGTTTGCGCGCCAAACGTTCATCGGAAATATTCGTGCCTCGTCCCGTCACCTGCAATGCATCCCAGCCGCCGAATGCACCGATGATCGCTGCCGCCGATGTTGTATTGGAAATCCCCATTTCCCCGACGGAAAGCAATCGGTAACCGCGCGCGATGACATCACCGGCCACTTCGATCCCCGCTTCGATCGCTTGAATCGCCTGCGCCCTCGTCATCGCCGGGCCTTCACTGAAATCCTGCGTGCCGTAGGCGATTTTTCTGTCCAAGAGCCCCGGAACTCCACTCATATCCGCATTGATGCCCGCATCAATCACCGTCATGTCCGCTCCGGCGTAATGCGCCAGCGCGTTGGCTCCGGCGCCTTTACTGATGAGATAATTTTTCGTCATCTCTACCGTCGTTTCCACCGGATACGCGGACAATTGATGACGCGCCACGCCGTGATCCGCCGCGGCTAAAATCATCATTTTCTTAGGCGGCGTCGGCATGACTTCACCCACTACCGCCGCATATTGCACAACGATATCGCGCAGTTTTCCCAAGTTTCCGTTACCGAGCACCAAATCATCGGCGCGCGACGCGGCCGCTTCCGCAATGCTCGGCGATGGCACTTCAATCTGCGCCACCGTCTTTTCCCACAGACTCATAGGATCCCTCCCATCATAATGACTTCATTATAACACGGACATTTTGTCTTCTATTTCGCACAATAAAAAAGCGGTATGTCCGCTTTTTTGATTTTAAATTTGCAGGCCCAGGGCCCCGAATGTATCGCCGTGACCGAAATCATGGTACTGCATGCCGCGTCGGAACCACTCCGCGCGCTGCGCGCTGGTGCCGTGCGTAAATTCCTCCGGACGGATCTGCCCTTGCGTGATCTTCTGCAAATGGTCATCGCCGACCGTCTTGGCGGCATTGATCGCCTCTTCGATATCGCCCGCGTCAAGGTAGCCTTTTTGCTGTACATAGTACGCGAACACTCCGGCCAAATAATCCGCATGCAGTTCCAGCGCGACCGAGTATTTTTTCGCGTCCGCCTCACTCATTTGTTGCTGCAGCTTATGAACATGCATCAGCAGCCCCGATTGGTTTTGCACGTGGTGACCGACTTCGTGCGCCAACACGTAGGCCATCGCAAAATCGCCGCCCTGACCGCCGAATTTGCGTTGTAAATCGTTGGCGAACGTCACGTCCATGTAAATGGTTTTATCGACCGGACAATAAAACGGACCGGTCGATTTGCCCGCCACGCCGCAACCGGAACGTACCTGTTCTTCAAAAAACATCAGTTTCGGTTCTTCGTATCTTTCTCCGACTTCCGCGAACTTTTGGTGCCAAACATCTTCCGTGTCCGCCAAGACGACGCTCAACATATCTTCCATGTTGCGGCGCGCCGGATCGCTCGCCTGCTGTTCCACCTGTTGCGTCTGTCCGGCGCCCGCCATATTAATTACGTCGGAAACGTTACCGCCGAAAAACGAATAGATCAAGGCGAAAATAATCAAACCCAAACCGCCGATTTTCGCCGGTCCGCCACCGCGCCCCGTGTTACTGCTCATCCGTCTGCCCCGCCATTGCATTGCCGAAACCTCCTCTGCATTACGTCCGTTTTATTTTCATTTTAGCATACAAAGCGGCTAAACACACCGCTGCGGACGATAAAACTTCGCCATCGCACCTTGTTTCCTATTTTAGATGCAAGTACAATGAAACCAAACAAATCCATTGTTACGAAAGGAGTCGCCTATGAATTTTGAACGTTTATATATCAACGGGGAATGGGTATCGCCCCAAAGCACGGAACGAATTAAAGTGGAAAATCCCGCGAGCATGTATCGGTTTGCCGCCGTTCCCGTCGCCACCGATACGGAAGTCGACGCGGCCTGTCGGGCCGCCGCCGATGCCGCCTGGCGTTGGCAGGAATCGCCGCTCGCCGCGCGGCTGACGATTTGCGAAAAAATGTTGGCGCAGCTGCTGACCCGCAAAGCGGAAATCGTCGATATTGAAATCCAAGAACTCGGCGCGCCGAGTCAAATGGCCGAAACGGTTCATTTCGATTTCCAGGTGGAACGCATGCGTACCTTCATGCGCCTTGCGCAAGAAATCGAATTTCGAGAAGAGTTGGAGCATTCGACATTGTACCGTGAGCCGGTCGGTGTAGTCGCGGCCATTACGCCGTGGAACTATCCGCTCGGTCAGGTCGTGCAGAAAATTATGCCGGCCATTTTGATGGGCAATACCGTCGTGTTGAAACCGAGTCAGCACACGCCGCTTTCCGTATACTACTTGGTGGACGCGTTCCATCAGGCGGGACTGCCTAAAGGCGTTTTGAATCTCGTCACGGGTCGCGGCGGCGACGTCGGCAACGTCTTGGCTTCGCATCCGCTGGTCGACATGGTTTCCTTCACCGGTTCCACTACCGGCGGCATTGAAGTCGGTAAGCACGGTTTGGATTCGGTGAAAAAAATCCACTTGGAACTCGGCGGCAAATCGCCTTGCGTGATCCTGCCGGGCGCCGATATCGATCAGGCGATTCGGGCCTGCTTCAATTCGCTCCTCTTGAATTGCGGTCAAACGTGCTCGGCGCTGTCTCGCTTGTTGATCCTGGAAGATCAAAAAGAAGCCATTGAAGCGCGCTTGGTGGAAATTCTGCAAGAATATCCGGTCGGCGATCCTCGTGCAGAAGGCACGAAGATCGGGCCGCTGGCCAGTGAAAAACAGTTCACTAAAGTAAAAAAATATATTGAAACGGGTCTTGCCGAAGGCGCGCGCATGCTCACCGGTAGTGTGCCCACCGAACCGATCGGCGGCTACTACGTCCAACCCGTGATTTTCACCGATGTCACCAACG
This window contains:
- the metF gene encoding methylenetetrahydrofolate reductase [NAD(P)H], which codes for MKIKDKYEKEGPLYSFEVFPPKREGDLGNMVATLHELAQWHPDYMSVTYGAAGAARGMLTLKLAEYIRKELDIEPLMHLTCVGYSQAELAEILARIEAAGIENTLLLRGDRREDGEMPADGFRYANELVAYVRSKHAFCIGAATYPEGHTEARSLTADLIRLRDKVNAGADFLVTQLFFDNDAFFRFLETARSIDINVPISAGIMPCLNKAQIVRMTALSGASLPPKFRRMLDRYEHAPEAMYDAGIAYACEQIIDLLSSGVDGIHLYVMNRPEVVQAVTRGIGRTLQTVKEEHRGTNAG
- a CDS encoding aldehyde dehydrogenase family protein → MNFERLYINGEWVSPQSTERIKVENPASMYRFAAVPVATDTEVDAACRAAADAAWRWQESPLAARLTICEKMLAQLLTRKAEIVDIEIQELGAPSQMAETVHFDFQVERMRTFMRLAQEIEFREELEHSTLYREPVGVVAAITPWNYPLGQVVQKIMPAILMGNTVVLKPSQHTPLSVYYLVDAFHQAGLPKGVLNLVTGRGGDVGNVLASHPLVDMVSFTGSTTGGIEVGKHGLDSVKKIHLELGGKSPCVILPGADIDQAIRACFNSLLLNCGQTCSALSRLLILEDQKEAIEARLVEILQEYPVGDPRAEGTKIGPLASEKQFTKVKKYIETGLAEGARMLTGSVPTEPIGGYYVQPVIFTDVTNDMQIAQEEIFGPVLCVITYKDLPDALHIANDTIYGLNAAVHGPFDEAVAFARRIKSGNVYINDSARDVTAPFGGYKMSGIGREGGIEGILEFTQSKVLFDHDA
- the cobT gene encoding nicotinate-nucleotide--dimethylbenzimidazole phosphoribosyltransferase, with amino-acid sequence MSLWEKTVAQIEVPSPSIAEAAASRADDLVLGNGNLGKLRDIVVQYAAVVGEVMPTPPKKMMILAAADHGVARHQLSAYPVETTVEMTKNYLISKGAGANALAHYAGADMTVIDAGINADMSGVPGLLDRKIAYGTQDFSEGPAMTRAQAIQAIEAGIEVAGDVIARGYRLLSVGEMGISNTTSAAAIIGAFGGWDALQVTGRGTNISDERLARKQKIVAKALTVNRPDKTDGIDVLAKVGGFEFGVISGVILAAAAHHALVIIDGFNTTACAHIAKAIAPASRHYVMASHLSAEKAHCMALEALQTEAYVDLGLRLGEASGASVQMRMLEHALAIYNDCLTKQEMMQGGNADVGSME
- a CDS encoding neutral zinc metallopeptidase, yielding MQWRGRRMSSNTGRGGGPAKIGGLGLIIFALIYSFFGGNVSDVINMAGAGQTQQVEQQASDPARRNMEDMLSVVLADTEDVWHQKFAEVGERYEEPKLMFFEEQVRSGCGVAGKSTGPFYCPVDKTIYMDVTFANDLQRKFGGQGGDFAMAYVLAHEVGHHVQNQSGLLMHVHKLQQQMSEADAKKYSVALELHADYLAGVFAYYVQQKGYLDAGDIEEAINAAKTVGDDHLQKITQGQIRPEEFTHGTSAQRAEWFRRGMQYHDFGHGDTFGALGLQI
- a CDS encoding nicotinate-nucleotide--dimethylbenzimidazole phosphoribosyltransferase; this encodes MLEAWNDQIAPLDTSVMEQCREYVDNLTKPLGSLAQLEEMAIRIAGITCRKKPARLQKAIVIAAADTSIDSPDNQDHGKKSLAELMLIAGGAAPVSALARELQAPVYVADVGLEQNTEHVAGVMLHKMQNGSQSLQKGDALTQEACAEAIAFGGALAGELAHSGVEALALGEIGARGALAALAVTTAFLGPELSEAMRAQGFTAQSEAWTLAQTEPETVLTRYGNASIAMLTGLVLGAAARHMAIVFDNSVTGAAAVAAAAIAPRVKDYVFASAAYPDPLHQLQLQKLGLQAALHYDFTLAQGLGSTLGLSLLDASLDMLNEMRTFGAAGVAVAEDGPGKGRQREEVR